Proteins encoded in a region of the Thermus sp. LT1-2-5 genome:
- a CDS encoding ferritin-like domain-containing protein → MDALEVLRQAYQDELLDALRAERAAESVPYPHIQALLQEVASRERAHAEAIAEALRKRGASLPPAPKAEEGGFEAMLRLLSEEGFDRTYYLESTFPDPELEALFTRLGQEERLNQEAVRKAVALIGGNL, encoded by the coding sequence ATGGATGCGCTGGAGGTGCTCAGGCAGGCCTACCAAGACGAGCTCCTAGACGCCCTGCGGGCGGAGCGGGCAGCGGAAAGCGTCCCTTACCCCCACATCCAGGCCCTCCTCCAGGAGGTGGCCTCCCGGGAGCGGGCGCACGCCGAGGCCATCGCCGAGGCCCTGCGGAAGCGGGGGGCCTCCCTGCCCCCCGCCCCCAAAGCGGAGGAGGGAGGCTTTGAGGCCATGCTCCGCCTCCTTTCCGAGGAGGGGTTTGACCGGACCTACTACCTGGAGAGCACCTTTCCTGACCCCGAGCTGGAAGCCCTCTTCACCCGGCTCGGCCAGGAGGAAAGGCTGAACCAGGAAGCGGTGCGGAAAGCGGTGGCGCTTATCGGAGGGAACCTATGA
- a CDS encoding Hsp20/alpha crystallin family protein, which yields MVRFDPFRELEELQERLARAFSPQGQGPRVYAPPVDVVEDTEGLHLLVYLPGVEPEKVEVVAEEGVLSVKAERPLEKQEGITYHRLEGPYGTFARSFNVPSTYDLSRVQARFRHGVLHLLVPKAEATRPKKIQVQVE from the coding sequence ATGGTTCGGTTTGATCCTTTCAGGGAGCTGGAGGAGTTGCAGGAAAGGCTAGCGCGGGCCTTTTCGCCCCAAGGGCAAGGGCCTAGGGTCTACGCCCCGCCCGTGGACGTGGTGGAGGACACCGAGGGGCTCCACCTCCTCGTCTACCTCCCCGGGGTGGAGCCCGAGAAGGTGGAGGTGGTGGCGGAGGAGGGCGTGCTCTCCGTGAAGGCGGAGCGCCCCTTGGAAAAGCAGGAAGGAATAACCTACCACCGCTTGGAAGGCCCCTACGGCACCTTCGCCCGGAGCTTCAACGTCCCCAGCACCTACGACCTTTCCCGGGTACAGGCCCGGTTCCGCCACGGGGTCCTGCACCTTTTGGTACCCAAGGCGGAGGCCACGCGGCCTAAGAAGATCCAGGTCCAGGTGGAGTGA
- a CDS encoding heat-stable protein — MRRTVRYILATSNPMGDLEALEKFVKVAPDTGADAIAVIGNLMPKTAKSRDYATFFRILAEAHLPTAYIPGPEDAPIWEYLREAANIELVRPEMRSVHETFTFWKGPYLVAGMGGTIADDGEPEEHEALRYPAWVAEYHLKTLWELKDYPRIFLFHTMPYHKGLGEGGSHEVAHLIKTHNPLLAIVAGKGQKHEMLGASWVVVPGDLSEGEFSLLDLKAKKLETGNVR, encoded by the coding sequence ATGCGGCGCACGGTTCGGTACATCCTCGCTACCTCTAACCCCATGGGCGACCTCGAGGCCTTGGAAAAGTTCGTTAAGGTGGCCCCGGACACGGGGGCGGACGCCATCGCCGTCATCGGCAACCTCATGCCCAAGACGGCGAAAAGCCGGGACTACGCCACCTTCTTCCGGATCCTGGCCGAGGCGCACCTGCCCACCGCCTACATCCCCGGCCCCGAGGACGCCCCCATCTGGGAGTACTTGCGGGAAGCGGCCAACATCGAGCTGGTCCGCCCCGAGATGCGGAGCGTCCACGAAACCTTCACCTTCTGGAAGGGCCCCTACCTGGTGGCGGGGATGGGCGGGACCATCGCCGACGACGGCGAGCCCGAGGAGCACGAGGCCCTGCGCTACCCCGCCTGGGTGGCGGAGTACCACCTAAAAACCCTTTGGGAGCTCAAGGACTACCCTCGGATCTTCCTCTTCCACACCATGCCCTACCACAAGGGCCTGGGCGAGGGAGGTTCCCACGAGGTGGCCCACCTCATCAAGACCCACAACCCCCTCCTGGCCATCGTGGCCGGCAAGGGCCAGAAGCACGAGATGCTGGGGGCGAGCTGGGTGGTGGTCCCCGGGGACCTTTCCGAAGGGGAGTTCAGCCTCTTGGACCTAAAGGCGAAGAAGTTGGAGACGGGGAACGTACGCTAG
- a CDS encoding VLRF1 family aeRF1-type release factor — protein sequence MITKAEIQRLREVIGKAEGPVLSLYLDVNPAKPENASRAYALRAKDAMKALKVPEDLSERVLEVLKNQVLEAKTAVFFAGEDLFEVLLLQVELPLVSGVRTHFLDEKENRLLTDGALAHWGEPFLLPLVYALDEYERYGVVYVDQERWRVFEVFLGEIEEVHDAFLALDTEAWRRLSLDAPGRRFNLAGISRGGAGQDLFAKRLEAWEERFYKALAHELEKLVEARGFTRLVLMGPEEHTKLFLGYLPKRLKEKAVALLPSLPHPNATPGQVLKRLEPELVAIERAKEVELLKHLEEAYPKAVFGPEVLERVQEGRVEVWVLPWTLDQGVYACDGSYFAEEAKALSACGRPEAKPLAVVLPELAAGYATKLEFVRGEAEKRLLERGGMAALLRW from the coding sequence ATGATCACCAAGGCAGAAATCCAAAGGCTACGTGAGGTCATCGGCAAGGCGGAAGGTCCCGTGCTCTCCCTGTACCTGGACGTGAACCCGGCCAAGCCGGAAAACGCCTCCCGGGCTTACGCCCTCCGGGCCAAGGACGCCATGAAGGCCCTCAAGGTGCCGGAGGACCTGTCGGAAAGGGTCTTGGAGGTCCTGAAGAACCAGGTCCTGGAGGCCAAGACCGCGGTCTTCTTCGCCGGGGAAGACCTCTTTGAGGTCCTCCTCCTTCAGGTGGAGCTCCCCCTGGTGAGCGGGGTGAGGACCCATTTCCTGGACGAGAAGGAAAACCGCCTGCTCACCGACGGGGCCTTGGCCCACTGGGGCGAGCCTTTCCTCTTGCCCCTGGTCTACGCCCTGGATGAGTACGAGCGCTACGGCGTGGTCTACGTGGACCAGGAGCGCTGGCGGGTCTTCGAGGTCTTCCTGGGGGAGATCGAGGAGGTCCACGACGCCTTCCTGGCCCTGGACACCGAGGCCTGGCGCCGCCTTTCCCTGGACGCCCCGGGGCGCCGCTTCAACCTGGCGGGCATCTCCCGGGGCGGGGCGGGGCAGGACCTCTTCGCCAAGCGCCTCGAGGCCTGGGAGGAACGCTTCTACAAGGCCTTGGCCCATGAGCTGGAAAAGCTGGTGGAGGCTCGAGGCTTTACCCGCCTCGTCCTCATGGGCCCCGAGGAGCACACCAAGCTCTTCTTGGGCTACCTGCCCAAGCGCCTGAAGGAGAAGGCGGTGGCCCTCCTCCCCTCCCTCCCCCACCCCAACGCCACCCCGGGCCAGGTCCTGAAGCGGCTGGAGCCGGAGCTTGTGGCCATCGAGCGGGCCAAAGAGGTAGAGCTCCTAAAGCACCTGGAGGAAGCCTATCCCAAGGCGGTGTTCGGCCCCGAGGTGCTGGAGAGGGTGCAGGAGGGGCGGGTGGAGGTCTGGGTCCTTCCCTGGACCCTGGACCAGGGGGTTTACGCCTGCGATGGTTCCTACTTCGCCGAGGAGGCCAAGGCCCTCTCGGCCTGCGGGCGGCCAGAGGCCAAGCCCCTGGCCGTGGTGTTGCCCGAGCTCGCCGCCGGCTACGCCACCAAGCTGGAGTTCGTGCGCGGCGAGGCGGAAAAACGGCTTCTTGAGCGCGGGGGGATGGCCGCGCTCTTGAGGTGGTAA